The following proteins are encoded in a genomic region of Clostridium kluyveri:
- a CDS encoding ROK family transcriptional regulator, with protein sequence MKDNSNALKSLSFEEKKIFNLLQKNGCLPKNKISSRTDIKLTTLNYVMEPLEKSKMIVESCIGESTGGRRPILYDININDFYIIGIDISILYTQVVITNFKMEILYKELFNMDDSYTPCETVKKIVEIINRAYTNLNLSHMKLLGIGVGSVGPLDIKNGIIKNPVDFFADKWTDVPIKEMLEEKLKCPVVVENGANAAVVAEYFYGVGKGIENIAFFNCGIGIRTGTISSGHLIRTINDEEEAFGHMTIDIDGEQCKCGNYGCLECYSTIKAIIKNISRKIKKGRHTIINKPVEEIDYKDVCLAAEMGDELSVDIITDAALILGAGLSNYIKLLSPKLVILTGPLIINSKLFYEVCVKSTLKNLNSTKGKSVIFNRCGYFSGDAISIGASAMVIERCLESRI encoded by the coding sequence ATGAAAGATAATTCCAATGCATTAAAAAGTTTAAGTTTTGAAGAAAAAAAAATATTTAATTTACTTCAGAAGAATGGATGCTTACCTAAAAATAAAATTTCATCTAGGACAGATATTAAATTGACCACATTAAATTATGTTATGGAACCTTTAGAAAAAAGTAAAATGATAGTTGAAAGTTGTATAGGAGAATCTACAGGCGGAAGAAGGCCAATTTTATATGACATAAATATAAATGATTTTTATATTATAGGTATTGATATATCAATACTCTATACTCAGGTAGTTATTACAAATTTTAAAATGGAAATCTTGTATAAAGAACTATTCAATATGGATGATTCCTATACTCCTTGTGAAACTGTAAAAAAAATAGTAGAAATTATTAACAGGGCTTATACAAATCTAAACTTAAGCCATATGAAACTGTTAGGAATAGGAGTAGGATCTGTGGGACCTTTAGATATAAAAAATGGTATTATAAAAAACCCCGTTGACTTTTTTGCAGATAAATGGACTGACGTACCTATAAAGGAAATGTTAGAGGAAAAATTAAAATGCCCTGTTGTAGTTGAAAATGGTGCAAATGCAGCAGTTGTTGCAGAATATTTTTACGGCGTGGGAAAGGGAATTGAAAATATTGCTTTTTTTAATTGTGGTATCGGAATAAGAACAGGAACAATTTCTTCAGGACATCTTATAAGAACAATAAATGATGAAGAAGAAGCCTTTGGACATATGACAATCGACATTGATGGTGAACAGTGTAAGTGCGGAAATTACGGCTGCTTAGAATGTTATTCTACCATCAAGGCAATAATAAAGAACATTTCTAGAAAAATCAAAAAAGGTAGACATACCATCATAAATAAACCTGTAGAAGAAATTGATTACAAAGATGTCTGCTTGGCAGCTGAAATGGGTGATGAACTGTCAGTAGATATAATTACAGATGCTGCATTAATTTTAGGAGCAGGGCTATCTAATTATATAAAATTATTAAGTCCTAAATTAGTTATATTAACAGGACCTTTAATAATAAACTCAAAACTTTTTTATGAAGTTTGCGTTAAAAGTACATTGAAAAATTTAAATTCTACTAAAGGGAAAAGTGTAATTTTTAATCGATGTGGATATTTCAGTGGAGATGCAATA